A portion of the Leifsonia sp. EB41 genome contains these proteins:
- a CDS encoding DUF6264 family protein, translating to MSEHDPEKAPDERPRPKYGELAPPGWVWKPPQDTDRLDTTHHSPAASEVEQPPAAPPQPGPYGQHDGAQHDAGQHAGAQHGGEQHGYPRPYPFSPQLRADAPRWNVTTTIVLLVVGFFGMSYTIGTLQGLPATMQLLHSSLNLGKYVQDPSVAPLITGGTIAMAGIWAISLGLSVWLLVQKRLAFYVPLVAGILAFITLFVILGLIFSTDPVLLDYYNGIGPATPGPATPGPTSPAPSSPLPTSPAATPGASTSA from the coding sequence ATGAGCGAGCACGACCCGGAGAAGGCGCCGGACGAACGACCGCGCCCGAAATACGGCGAGCTCGCCCCTCCCGGCTGGGTGTGGAAGCCCCCGCAGGACACGGACCGGCTGGACACCACGCACCACAGCCCGGCGGCGTCAGAGGTCGAACAGCCTCCCGCAGCGCCGCCCCAGCCCGGGCCGTACGGGCAGCACGACGGCGCCCAGCACGACGCCGGGCAGCACGCCGGCGCCCAGCACGGCGGCGAACAGCACGGCTACCCACGTCCGTACCCGTTCAGCCCCCAGCTCCGGGCCGACGCGCCGCGCTGGAACGTCACGACCACGATCGTGCTGCTCGTCGTCGGCTTCTTCGGGATGTCGTACACGATCGGAACCCTGCAGGGCCTGCCCGCGACGATGCAGCTCCTGCACTCCTCGCTCAACCTGGGCAAGTACGTGCAGGACCCGTCCGTCGCGCCCCTGATCACCGGCGGCACGATCGCGATGGCCGGCATCTGGGCGATCTCGCTCGGCCTCTCGGTGTGGCTGCTCGTGCAGAAGCGGCTGGCGTTCTACGTCCCGCTCGTCGCCGGGATCCTGGCGTTCATCACCCTCTTCGTCATACTGGGCCTGATCTTCTCGACGGACCCGGTGCTGCTCGACTACTACAACGGGATCGGGCCCGCGACGCCGGGCCCGGCCACGCCAGGCCCGACCTCCCCGGCGCCGAGCTCGCCACTCCCGACGAGCCCGGCTGCCACCCCTGGGGCCTCGACCTCCGCTTAG
- the rmuC gene encoding DNA recombination protein RmuC, with translation MDFPALLLGLLLGLLVGAAGAGYAVARLLKSREAAAPTVEDPAIVAARHERELLEVRAEEAGKQAELRAELASADTRVDSLQEQLRGAHEQLRETTERHRAEAVAQTERERAESKVLQALAPVRESLSDMQRKVIELETQRNQQHGQLAQQLRSAAESEERLRSTAESLASALRSNSTRGVWGETQLRSVVEAAGLIERVDFDVQSSIHSESGAGRPDMIIRLPGGKSIALDAKVPFNAYLEASQIPATATGAEGAQREALLKQHVKAVRDHITTLGSKAYWTGLESSPEMVIAFIPSESLVSSAMEADPSIMEFAFGKRVALASPVTLWSVLKTVAFSWQQDVLTQDAKQLFDLSRTLYTRLGTTAGHIEKLGRSIERTVKDYNGFVGSFERQVFPTARKLAAIDESKVIGVMEGIEEAPRELTAFELVDELEAQAAARIRVEAADDDARDMHGIDKLAIEERARAAAADDEASGAA, from the coding sequence ATGGACTTCCCCGCACTGCTCCTCGGCCTCCTGCTCGGTCTCCTCGTCGGCGCGGCGGGGGCCGGATACGCCGTCGCGCGACTGCTCAAGAGCCGCGAGGCCGCGGCGCCCACCGTGGAGGACCCGGCGATCGTCGCGGCCCGCCACGAGAGGGAACTCCTCGAGGTGCGCGCGGAGGAGGCGGGCAAGCAAGCCGAGCTCCGCGCGGAGCTCGCCTCCGCCGACACGCGCGTCGACTCGCTGCAGGAGCAGCTCCGTGGGGCGCACGAGCAGCTCCGGGAGACCACGGAGCGGCACCGCGCCGAAGCCGTCGCCCAGACCGAGCGCGAGCGTGCCGAGAGCAAGGTGCTCCAGGCGCTGGCGCCCGTGCGCGAAAGCCTCAGCGACATGCAGCGCAAGGTGATCGAGCTGGAGACCCAGCGCAACCAGCAGCACGGCCAGCTCGCCCAGCAGCTCCGGTCGGCGGCCGAGTCGGAGGAGCGGCTGCGCAGCACCGCGGAGTCGCTGGCGTCCGCGCTGCGCTCCAACAGCACGCGCGGCGTCTGGGGCGAGACCCAGCTCCGCAGCGTCGTGGAGGCCGCCGGACTGATCGAGCGCGTGGACTTCGACGTGCAGTCCAGCATCCACTCGGAGTCCGGCGCCGGCCGACCCGACATGATCATCCGGCTCCCCGGCGGCAAGAGCATCGCGCTCGACGCCAAGGTGCCCTTCAACGCCTACCTCGAGGCCAGCCAGATCCCCGCGACCGCGACCGGCGCCGAGGGCGCGCAGCGCGAGGCTCTCCTCAAGCAGCACGTCAAGGCCGTCCGCGACCACATCACAACTCTGGGCAGCAAGGCGTACTGGACGGGCCTGGAGTCCTCCCCCGAGATGGTCATCGCGTTCATCCCGAGCGAGTCGCTGGTCTCCTCGGCCATGGAGGCGGACCCGTCGATCATGGAGTTCGCCTTCGGCAAGCGGGTCGCCCTGGCCTCCCCCGTGACACTATGGTCGGTGCTGAAGACGGTGGCGTTCAGCTGGCAGCAGGACGTCCTGACCCAGGACGCCAAGCAGCTCTTCGACCTGAGCCGCACGCTCTACACCCGGCTGGGCACCACGGCCGGCCACATCGAGAAGCTCGGCCGCTCGATCGAGCGCACGGTCAAGGACTACAACGGCTTCGTCGGCTCCTTCGAGCGCCAGGTGTTCCCCACGGCCCGCAAGCTCGCCGCGATCGACGAGTCGAAGGTCATCGGCGTCATGGAGGGCATCGAGGAGGCTCCCCGCGAGCTCACCGCGTTCGAGCTCGTCGACGAGCTGGAGGCGCAGGCAGCGGCGCGCATCCGCGTGGAGGCCGCCGACGACGACGCCCGCGACATGCACGGCATCGACAAGCTCGCCATCGAGGAGCGGGCTCGCGCCGCCGCCGCCGACGACGAGGCCTCCGGCGCCGCCTGA
- the fbaA gene encoding class II fructose-bisphosphate aldolase, translating into MPIATPDQYAEMLDKAKAGGFAYPAFNVSSSQTINSVLQGLTEAGSDGIIQVTTGGADYFAGQTVKARATGALAFAKFATEVAKNYPITVALHTDHCPKGALDDFVLPLIAASEEEVRAGRNPIFQSHMWDGSAVPLNENLEIAQEMIKRTKAINAILEVEIGVVGGEEDGVQHEGSNEALYTTLADVEKAVEALGLGENGRYMAALTFGNVHGVYKPGNVKLRPELLKEIQDGLAAKYGTGPKPLDLVFHGGSGSTDAEIAEAVRNGVVKMNIDTDTQYAFTRSVAGYMFDNYDGVLKVDGEVGNKKAYDPRAWGKVAETGMAARVVEATQQLGSAGHSGK; encoded by the coding sequence ATGCCCATCGCCACGCCGGACCAGTACGCAGAGATGCTCGACAAGGCGAAGGCGGGCGGCTTCGCGTATCCCGCGTTCAACGTCTCGTCGTCGCAGACGATCAACTCCGTGCTCCAGGGCCTCACCGAGGCGGGCAGCGACGGCATCATCCAGGTGACCACCGGCGGCGCCGACTACTTCGCCGGCCAGACGGTCAAGGCCCGCGCCACCGGCGCCCTCGCGTTCGCGAAGTTCGCCACCGAGGTCGCGAAGAACTACCCGATCACCGTCGCGCTGCACACTGACCACTGCCCGAAGGGCGCGCTCGACGACTTCGTGCTGCCGCTCATCGCCGCCTCCGAGGAGGAGGTCCGCGCGGGCCGCAACCCGATCTTCCAGTCCCACATGTGGGACGGCTCGGCGGTCCCGCTGAACGAGAACCTCGAGATCGCGCAGGAGATGATCAAGCGCACCAAGGCCATCAACGCCATCCTCGAGGTCGAGATCGGCGTCGTCGGCGGCGAGGAGGACGGCGTGCAGCACGAGGGCTCCAACGAGGCCCTCTACACGACCCTCGCCGACGTCGAGAAGGCCGTGGAGGCCCTGGGCCTCGGCGAGAACGGCCGCTACATGGCCGCCCTCACCTTCGGCAACGTGCACGGCGTCTACAAGCCGGGCAACGTCAAGCTGCGTCCGGAGCTCCTCAAGGAGATCCAGGACGGCCTGGCCGCCAAGTACGGCACCGGCCCGAAGCCGCTGGACCTCGTCTTCCACGGCGGCTCCGGCTCGACCGACGCCGAGATCGCCGAGGCGGTCCGCAACGGCGTCGTGAAGATGAACATCGACACGGACACCCAGTACGCGTTCACCCGCTCGGTCGCCGGCTACATGTTCGACAACTACGACGGCGTGCTCAAGGTCGACGGCGAGGTGGGCAACAAGAAGGCCTACGACCCGCGTGCCTGGGGCAAGGTCGCCGAGACCGGCATGGCCGCCCGCGTCGTGGAGGCCACCCAGCAGCTCGGCAGCGCCGGTCACTCCGGCAAGTAG
- the glpX gene encoding class II fructose-bisphosphatase: MTSTDTASLFLHPDRNLAMELVRATEAAAIRATPWIGRGDKNAADGAAVDAMRKFLGTVNFDGLIVIGEGEKDNAPMLFNGEHVGNGRGPACDIAVDPIDGTSLTAAGRQNALSVIAVSDRGTMLDASSVFYMDKIVTGPEGRGVVDLSQSIGDNIRELAKAKGKPVGEIRVAVLDRPRHEGLIEEIRAAGAGTRLMLDGDVAGGINAARYESRIDLCVGIGGSPEGITTACAIKAIGGFMQGRLAPKDDAERAGGIAAGLDMDRIYGADDLVKGDNTFFVATGVTDGGLVEGVRRKGPIIRTESIVLRSKSGTIRRVVADHLAEKWLSADEM; the protein is encoded by the coding sequence ATGACCAGCACCGACACCGCGTCCCTCTTCCTTCACCCCGACCGGAACCTGGCGATGGAGCTGGTGCGGGCGACCGAGGCGGCGGCGATCCGGGCGACTCCGTGGATCGGCCGCGGCGACAAGAACGCGGCGGACGGCGCGGCCGTGGACGCGATGCGCAAGTTCCTCGGCACGGTGAACTTCGACGGGTTGATCGTGATCGGCGAGGGCGAGAAGGACAACGCCCCGATGCTGTTCAACGGCGAGCACGTCGGCAACGGGCGCGGCCCGGCCTGCGACATCGCGGTCGACCCGATCGACGGCACCTCGCTGACCGCGGCCGGGCGCCAGAACGCGCTGTCGGTGATCGCGGTGTCCGACCGCGGCACGATGCTGGACGCCTCCAGCGTCTTCTACATGGACAAGATCGTCACCGGGCCGGAGGGCCGCGGCGTCGTGGACCTGTCGCAGTCGATCGGCGACAACATCCGCGAGCTGGCGAAGGCCAAGGGCAAGCCGGTGGGCGAGATCCGCGTGGCCGTGCTGGACCGGCCGCGGCATGAGGGGCTCATCGAGGAGATCCGTGCCGCCGGCGCCGGGACGCGCCTCATGCTCGACGGCGACGTGGCCGGCGGGATCAACGCGGCCCGCTACGAGTCGCGCATCGACCTGTGCGTCGGCATCGGCGGCAGCCCGGAGGGCATCACGACCGCGTGTGCGATCAAGGCGATCGGCGGCTTCATGCAGGGCCGGCTCGCACCGAAGGACGACGCCGAGCGCGCGGGCGGGATCGCCGCGGGCCTCGACATGGACCGGATCTACGGCGCCGACGACCTGGTGAAAGGCGACAACACCTTCTTCGTCGCGACCGGCGTCACCGACGGCGGCCTGGTGGAGGGCGTCCGCCGCAAGGGACCGATCATCCGCACGGAGTCGATCGTTCTGCGCTCCAAGTCGGGCACCATCCGCCGCGTGGTCGCGGACCACCTCGCGGAGAAGTGGCTCTCGGCCGACGAGATGTAA
- a CDS encoding SDR family oxidoreductase, with protein MTIVVTGATGHLGRLTVDALLDRGVPAADIRALGRSAERLAPLAARGVQTAVIDFGKPETLDAAFAGADALLLVSGSEVGQRIPQHRNAIDAAVRAGVGRIVYTSAPHADDTDLVLAPEHAETEKLLAASGLPVTVLRNNWYTENYTGQVDVASATGELVGSAATGRVASASRKDYAEAAAVVLTTDGHDGAVYELAGDVAWTFDDLAAVIGELLGRPVAYRSVTPEEHGAALREAGLDEGTAGFVVALDGNIRDGALADATETLSELIGRPTTPLAAGLAESRAA; from the coding sequence ATGACCATCGTCGTCACCGGAGCCACCGGACACCTCGGACGCCTCACCGTGGACGCCCTCCTCGACCGCGGGGTGCCCGCCGCCGACATCCGCGCCCTCGGGCGCAGCGCCGAGCGGCTCGCCCCACTGGCCGCGCGCGGCGTGCAGACCGCCGTGATCGACTTCGGGAAGCCGGAGACCCTGGACGCGGCGTTCGCCGGGGCTGACGCCCTCCTGCTCGTCTCGGGATCTGAGGTCGGCCAGCGCATCCCGCAGCACCGCAACGCCATCGACGCGGCCGTGCGAGCCGGCGTCGGCCGCATCGTCTACACGAGCGCGCCGCACGCCGACGACACCGACCTGGTGCTCGCGCCGGAGCACGCCGAGACCGAGAAGCTGCTCGCCGCCTCCGGGCTCCCGGTGACGGTGCTTCGCAACAACTGGTACACCGAGAACTACACCGGCCAGGTCGACGTCGCCTCCGCGACCGGCGAGCTCGTCGGCAGCGCGGCGACCGGACGGGTCGCCAGCGCCTCCCGCAAGGACTACGCGGAGGCCGCGGCCGTCGTGCTTACGACCGACGGCCACGACGGGGCGGTCTACGAGCTGGCCGGCGATGTCGCGTGGACGTTCGACGACCTCGCCGCGGTCATCGGCGAGCTGCTCGGCCGTCCGGTCGCCTACCGCTCGGTGACGCCGGAGGAGCACGGGGCGGCGCTGCGCGAAGCGGGACTGGACGAGGGCACGGCCGGCTTCGTGGTCGCGCTGGACGGCAACATCCGCGACGGCGCCCTCGCCGATGCGACCGAAACGCTCAGCGAGCTGATCGGCCGGCCGACGACGCCGCTCGCCGCGGGACTCGCGGAGTCGCGCGCAGCCTAA